From a single Sphingobium lignivorans genomic region:
- a CDS encoding AAA family ATPase, which produces MRIEYLQVSNILSFSHVPNITDAEKITFDDGLNIIIGENGSGKSTALEIINFLFKHVFYRQFVFNSDLFEQRHNLSSADRGQILQPVDQRDVAAFRLEANWQSGALEQRIRIALRLDEIDHGNIKKIKDNLVNILEHARIYSTYAPSVEGGHRDLYTVDVVIDRARNTFSIHLQNGGEDFGFRYLTDYNYFKEAIALHNHLNPERTIMPLLESFTLISSYRNYNAFQPSISLRNAAAAQQIQQIRSQDFGRSLNAIDQQEPSIFGLVRLQVAERHYDLMSQAKTKEQCEDEANTLPFIVAINKRLQVINLRCEIRLQEQRTWDYSFHFYDTRRNQPIGDINSLSAGQKAIIHLVMEAYGRGDLKGGVIIIDEPEIHLHYQFQHEYLQVIRDLNRVQKCQYILVTHSEALINSSTINSVRRFALSADGRTQIHAPTLNADQKSLIKILDNTRSTYAFFAKKVVLVEGDSDRYFIKAVIQERYRQLDQEIAVLHIGGKGEFQKWRDLFEAFGLTVYAIADFDYIINLHYSTAKGARLKTQAEIAAFKVAHPDWQAKITDEIANRTFILSEGDLEWYLSIGKDLDQVINFCQNRLAIFLADDADPKSVEVRAIMEAITS; this is translated from the coding sequence ATGCGGATCGAATACTTACAGGTTTCTAACATCCTGAGCTTTTCGCATGTGCCAAATATCACGGATGCAGAAAAAATCACCTTTGATGATGGCTTAAATATCATAATCGGTGAGAATGGCTCCGGGAAATCTACGGCTCTTGAGATAATAAATTTTCTGTTCAAACACGTATTCTATCGCCAATTTGTATTTAACAGTGATCTTTTTGAGCAACGACATAACCTGTCATCTGCCGACCGCGGGCAGATCTTGCAGCCTGTCGATCAGCGCGACGTAGCGGCATTTCGGCTTGAGGCGAACTGGCAAAGCGGAGCTTTGGAGCAGCGGATTAGGATCGCGCTACGCCTTGATGAGATAGATCACGGAAACATCAAAAAAATCAAAGATAACTTGGTCAATATTTTAGAGCATGCCCGTATCTATTCGACCTACGCACCCTCGGTGGAAGGCGGTCATCGAGATTTGTATACTGTCGATGTCGTAATCGATCGTGCGAGAAACACCTTTTCTATACACCTTCAGAATGGAGGGGAGGACTTCGGATTTCGTTATTTAACAGATTACAATTATTTCAAGGAGGCCATCGCCCTTCACAACCATCTGAATCCTGAACGAACAATTATGCCCCTTTTGGAGTCCTTCACCCTTATTAGCAGTTATCGAAACTACAATGCTTTCCAGCCGAGCATTTCGCTACGTAATGCGGCAGCAGCGCAGCAGATCCAACAAATCAGGTCTCAGGATTTCGGTCGCAGCCTTAATGCAATTGATCAGCAAGAACCGTCAATCTTCGGTCTCGTGCGGCTGCAGGTCGCCGAGCGGCACTACGATTTGATGTCGCAGGCCAAAACGAAAGAGCAGTGCGAAGATGAGGCAAATACTCTACCGTTCATTGTTGCGATAAATAAGCGTCTTCAGGTAATCAACCTGCGCTGCGAGATTCGCCTGCAAGAGCAGCGCACCTGGGATTACAGTTTTCATTTTTACGACACTCGTCGCAACCAGCCTATCGGGGACATCAACAGCCTGAGCGCCGGTCAAAAGGCGATCATCCACCTAGTTATGGAGGCATACGGGAGGGGCGACCTGAAGGGCGGCGTTATCATCATCGACGAACCCGAGATCCACCTCCATTACCAATTTCAACATGAATACTTGCAGGTCATCCGCGATCTGAATCGCGTGCAGAAGTGCCAGTACATCTTGGTCACGCACTCGGAGGCGTTGATCAACTCAAGCACGATCAATTCGGTCCGGCGCTTTGCCCTGAGCGCCGATGGGCGCACTCAAATCCATGCACCGACACTAAACGCAGACCAAAAAAGCTTGATCAAAATCCTCGACAATACGCGGTCGACCTACGCCTTTTTTGCCAAGAAGGTCGTCCTCGTCGAGGGTGACAGCGATCGCTATTTTATAAAGGCAGTTATCCAAGAGCGCTATCGCCAGCTCGATCAGGAAATCGCCGTTCTCCACATCGGCGGCAAAGGTGAGTTCCAAAAGTGGCGAGATCTGTTCGAGGCCTTCGGCTTAACAGTCTATGCGATTGCTGACTTCGACTATATCATCAACCTGCACTATTCGACTGCGAAAGGTGCGCGGTTAAAGACCCAAGCAGAGATTGCGGCCTTCAAGGTCGCTCATCCCGATTGGCAGGCGAAGATCACCGACGAGATAGCGAACCGAACGTTTATCTTAAGCGAGGGGGATCTCGAGTGGTATCTTAGCATTGGCAAGGACCTCGATCAGGTTATCAATTTTTGTCAGAACAGGCTGGCGATATTCCTTGCTGATGATGCTGATCCCAAGAGCGTCGAGGTACGGGCAATTATGGAGGCGATCACAAGCTGA
- a CDS encoding dienelactone hydrolase family protein, translating to MAITRTVHIHEGPGGPFESMFVGDTAAGTQPGILLFPNFFGAKEWDFAKAETLAALGYKVLVVDYYGQGKRGTDMESSGKLLHDFMADRMAVKTRLLDALAELKGLPGVDTGRLGAIGFCAGGKCVLDLARAGADIKAGVSFHGVYDAPPFPNAPITASLMICDGWNDNLCPPEAKTALCKELAEADVDFQFITYSRTGHAFTADDVPLNADRSFGFQPDTNRRSWAAATGFLGEMLGLTDS from the coding sequence ATGGCCATCACCCGCACCGTTCACATCCACGAGGGCCCCGGCGGCCCGTTCGAATCGATGTTCGTGGGGGACACGGCAGCCGGCACGCAGCCGGGCATCCTGCTCTTCCCCAATTTCTTCGGCGCCAAGGAATGGGATTTCGCCAAGGCCGAGACGCTCGCGGCGCTCGGCTACAAGGTGCTCGTCGTCGACTATTACGGGCAGGGCAAGCGCGGCACGGACATGGAAAGTTCCGGCAAGCTGCTGCACGACTTCATGGCGGACCGCATGGCTGTGAAGACCCGGCTGCTCGATGCACTGGCCGAGCTCAAGGGCCTGCCGGGCGTGGACACGGGCCGGCTCGGCGCGATCGGCTTCTGCGCCGGGGGCAAATGCGTGCTCGACCTCGCCCGCGCGGGCGCCGACATCAAGGCCGGCGTCTCCTTCCACGGCGTGTACGACGCCCCGCCCTTCCCCAACGCGCCCATCACCGCCAGCCTGATGATCTGCGACGGCTGGAACGACAATCTCTGCCCGCCCGAAGCCAAGACGGCGCTGTGCAAGGAACTGGCCGAGGCGGACGTGGACTTCCAGTTCATCACCTACAGCCGCACCGGCCACGCCTTCACCGCCGACGACGTGCCCCTCAACGCCGACCGCAGCTTCGGCTTCCAGCCGGACACGAACCGCAGAAGCTGGGCCGCGGCGACGGGGTTTTTGGGGGAAATGCTGGGATTAACGGATAGCTGA
- the gpmA gene encoding 2,3-diphosphoglycerate-dependent phosphoglycerate mutase, with protein MPTLVLIRHGQSAWNLENRFTGWWDVDVTEKGAAEAAAAGALMKEKGLDFDQCFTSLQKRAIKTLHLALEEMDRLWLPVEKDWRLNERHYGGLTGLDKAETAAKHGDAQVKIWRRSFDVPPPPLEAGSEYDLSKDRRYAGIDIPATESLKDTIARVLPYWESRIAPELKAGKRVLISAHGNSLRALVKHLSNIPDDEITGLEIPTGQPIVYDLADDLTALDRYYLSER; from the coding sequence ATGCCCACGCTTGTCCTCATCCGCCATGGCCAGTCCGCCTGGAACCTGGAGAACCGCTTCACCGGCTGGTGGGATGTGGACGTGACGGAGAAGGGCGCGGCGGAAGCGGCTGCGGCAGGCGCGCTGATGAAGGAGAAGGGGCTGGATTTCGACCAGTGCTTCACCTCGCTGCAGAAGCGGGCGATCAAGACGCTCCATCTCGCGCTGGAGGAAATGGATCGGCTGTGGCTGCCGGTGGAGAAGGACTGGCGCCTCAACGAGCGGCATTATGGCGGCCTCACCGGTCTCGACAAGGCGGAGACGGCGGCGAAGCATGGCGACGCGCAGGTGAAGATCTGGCGCCGCAGCTTCGATGTGCCGCCGCCGCCGCTGGAAGCGGGCAGCGAATATGATCTCTCGAAGGACCGGCGCTATGCGGGCATCGACATTCCCGCGACGGAAAGCCTCAAGGATACCATCGCGCGCGTGCTGCCTTATTGGGAGAGCCGCATCGCGCCGGAGCTGAAGGCGGGCAAGCGCGTGCTCATCTCCGCCCACGGCAATTCGCTGCGCGCGCTGGTCAAGCATCTCTCCAACATTCCCGATGACGAGATCACCGGGCTGGAGATCCCCACCGGCCAGCCCATCGTCTATGATCTCGCGGACGATCTCACCGCGCTCGACCGTTATTATCTCTCCGAGCGCTGA
- a CDS encoding GNAT family N-acetyltransferase, protein MSDFRDNAERSRYELAVDGGLALADYHRQGDVLAITHTEVPPALQGQGIAARLIDGVVADARARGLKIRPLCSYVVTYFRRHPEAGDVLAA, encoded by the coding sequence ATGAGCGACTTCCGGGACAATGCGGAACGCAGCCGCTACGAGCTGGCGGTGGACGGCGGGCTCGCGCTGGCCGACTACCACCGGCAGGGCGATGTGCTCGCCATCACCCATACCGAAGTGCCGCCCGCGCTGCAGGGCCAGGGCATCGCGGCCCGGCTGATCGACGGCGTGGTCGCGGACGCGCGGGCGCGGGGCCTGAAGATCCGGCCGCTGTGCAGCTATGTCGTCACTTATTTCCGGCGGCACCCCGAGGCAGGCGACGTGCTCGCCGCCTGA
- a CDS encoding GGDEF domain-containing protein, with translation MARATTRDVSRDQSSGDVSALEQEVDALRKEVRLLQLANEELERLVVRDTLTPLYNRRHFIACLAERLNRLERYGAQSALVFVDVNGMKLINDTFGHSAGDYALLHVARMLGACVRNTDIAARVGGDEFALLLDGVSEGGAADKARQLARMIAETECRFGNHLLPLSASFGCTDLRPGDSDFAAIARADMAMYSAKRQASGGSWSAAARPQE, from the coding sequence TTGGCACGAGCCACTACCCGGGACGTTTCGCGCGATCAGAGCAGCGGAGACGTTTCGGCACTCGAACAGGAAGTGGACGCGCTCCGCAAGGAAGTGCGGCTGCTGCAACTTGCCAATGAAGAGCTGGAGCGGCTGGTCGTGCGCGATACGCTCACGCCGCTCTACAACAGGCGGCATTTCATCGCCTGCCTCGCCGAGCGCCTGAACCGGCTGGAGCGCTATGGCGCGCAGTCGGCACTGGTGTTCGTGGACGTGAACGGCATGAAGCTCATCAACGACACATTCGGGCACAGCGCCGGCGACTATGCGCTGCTGCACGTCGCCCGGATGCTGGGCGCCTGCGTGCGCAACACGGACATCGCGGCCCGGGTGGGCGGCGATGAATTCGCGCTGCTGCTCGATGGCGTGAGCGAGGGCGGCGCGGCGGACAAGGCACGCCAGCTCGCCCGCATGATCGCGGAGACGGAATGCCGCTTCGGCAACCATCTGCTGCCGCTCTCCGCCTCGTTCGGCTGCACCGACCTGCGCCCGGGCGACAGCGATTTCGCCGCCATCGCCCGCGCGGACATGGCCATGTACAGCGCCAAAAGGCAGGCGAGCGGCGGGAGCTGGTCCGCGGCCGCCCGCCCGCAGGAGTAA